One genomic segment of Oncorhynchus kisutch isolate 150728-3 linkage group LG15, Okis_V2, whole genome shotgun sequence includes these proteins:
- the LOC109905088 gene encoding serine/threonine-protein phosphatase 2A 55 kDa regulatory subunit B gamma isoform-like isoform X4 encodes MGEDTDTTRTLNHSFLRDHNYVTEADIISTVEFNHTGELLATGDKGGRVVIFQREPESHEPEFDYLKSLEIEEKINKIRWLPQQNAAHFLLSTNDKTVKLWKVSERDKRPEGYNLKDEEGRMKNLSTVTSLQVPVLKPMDLMVEVSPRRVFANAHTYHVNSISVNSDHETYMSADDLRINLWHLGITNRSFNIVDIKPVNMEDLTEVITAAEFHPHHCNLLVYSSSKGTLRLCDMREAALCDKHSKLFEEPEDPSNRSFFSEIISSVSDVKFSHSGRYLLTRDYLTAKVWDLNMENKPLEIYQVHEYLRSKLCSLYENDCIFDKFECVWNGSDSVIMTGAYNNFFRMFDRNTNRDVTLEASRESSKPRAVLKPRRVCQGGKRRKDDISVDSLDFTKKILHTAWHPTENIIAIAATNNLYIFQDKLNQEMHG; translated from the exons ATGGGCGAGGACACTGACACCACCCGAACACTGAACCACAGCTTCCTCCGAGACCACAACTATGTGACTGAAG CTGATATCATCTCCACTGTTGAGTTCAACCACACTGGAGAGCTCCTGGCCACAGGGGACAAGGGGGGACGTGTGGTCATCTTCCAGAGGGAACCTgag AGTCATGAGCCGGAGTTTGACTACCTGAAGAGTCTGGAGATAGAGGAGAAGATCAACAAGATACGATGGCTGCCACAGCAGAACGCCGCccacttcctcctctccaccaatG ATAAGACCGTTAAGCTGTGGAAGGTGAGTGAGCGGGACAAGAGGCCTGAAGGCTACAACCTGAAGGATGAGGAGGGCAGGATGAAGAACCTCTCCACTGTCACCTCACTACAG GTGCCGGTGTTGAAGCCCATGGATCTGATGGTGGAGGTGAGTCCTCGGCGTGTCTTTGCCAACGCCCACACCTACCATGTCAACTCCATCTCTGTCAACTCTGACCATGAGACCTACATGTCAGCTGACGACCTGAGGATCAACCTCTGGCACCTGGGCATCACCAACCGCAGCTTCA ACATCGTGGACATCAAGCCAGTGAACATGGAGGATCTGACAGAGGTGATAACAGCAGCAGAGTTCCATCCTCACCACTGTAATCTGTTGGTCTATAGCAGCAGTAAGGGAACTCTACGGCTCTGTGACATGAGAGAGGCCGCACTGTGTGACAAACACTCCAaac TGTTTGAGGAGCCGGAAGACCCCAGTAACCGCTCCTTCTTCTCTGAGATCATCTCGTCTGTGTCGGACGTGAAGTTCAGCCACAGCGGGCGCTACCTGCTGACCAGAGACTACCTCACTGCCAAGGTGTGGGACCTCAATATGGAGAACAAGCCCCTGGAGATATACCAG GTGCATGAATACCTCCGCAGCAAGCTTTGCTCCCTGTACGAGAACGACTGCATCTTCGACAAGTTTGAGTGTGTCTGGAACGGCTCAGACAG tgtgatcaTGACTGGGGCCTACAACAATTTCTTCCGGATGTTTGACCGGAACACCAACCGTGACGTGACCCTGGAGGCGTCCAGGGAGAGCAGTAAGCCCCGGGCCGTGCTCAAGCCTCGGCGCGTCTGCCAGGGCGGGAAACGACGCAAGGATGACATCAGCGTGGACAGCCTGGACTTCACCAAGAAGATCCTGCACACGGCCTGGCACCCCACGGAGAACATCATCGCCATCGCTGCCACCAACAACCTGTACATCTTCCAGGACAAACTCAACCAGGAGATgcatggctga
- the LOC109905088 gene encoding serine/threonine-protein phosphatase 2A 55 kDa regulatory subunit B gamma isoform-like isoform X2 — MGEDTDTTRTLNHSFLRDHNYVTEADIISTVEFNHTGELLATGDKGGRVVIFQREPEGKTEPFSQGEYNVYNTFQSHEPEFDYLKSLEIEEKINKIRWLPQQNAAHFLLSTNDKTVKLWKVSERDKRPEGYNLKDEEGRMKNLSTVTSLQVPVLKPMDLMVEVSPRRVFANAHTYHVNSISVNSDHETYMSADDLRINLWHLGITNRSFNIVDIKPVNMEDLTEVITAAEFHPHHCNLLVYSSSKGTLRLCDMREAALCDKHSKLFEEPEDPSNRSFFSEIISSVSDVKFSHSGRYLLTRDYLTAKVWDLNMENKPLEIYQVHEYLRSKLCSLYENDCIFDKFECVWNGSDSVIMTGAYNNFFRMFDRNTNRDVTLEASRESSKPRAVLKPRRVCQGGKRRKDDISVDSLDFTKKILHTAWHPTENIIAIAATNNLYIFQDKLNQEMHG, encoded by the exons ATGGGCGAGGACACTGACACCACCCGAACACTGAACCACAGCTTCCTCCGAGACCACAACTATGTGACTGAAG CTGATATCATCTCCACTGTTGAGTTCAACCACACTGGAGAGCTCCTGGCCACAGGGGACAAGGGGGGACGTGTGGTCATCTTCCAGAGGGAACCTgag ggtaagACAGAGCCATTCTCCCAGGGGGAGTATAATGTCTACAACACCTTCCAGAGTCATGAGCCGGAGTTTGACTACCTGAAGAGTCTGGAGATAGAGGAGAAGATCAACAAGATACGATGGCTGCCACAGCAGAACGCCGCccacttcctcctctccaccaatG ATAAGACCGTTAAGCTGTGGAAGGTGAGTGAGCGGGACAAGAGGCCTGAAGGCTACAACCTGAAGGATGAGGAGGGCAGGATGAAGAACCTCTCCACTGTCACCTCACTACAG GTGCCGGTGTTGAAGCCCATGGATCTGATGGTGGAGGTGAGTCCTCGGCGTGTCTTTGCCAACGCCCACACCTACCATGTCAACTCCATCTCTGTCAACTCTGACCATGAGACCTACATGTCAGCTGACGACCTGAGGATCAACCTCTGGCACCTGGGCATCACCAACCGCAGCTTCA ACATCGTGGACATCAAGCCAGTGAACATGGAGGATCTGACAGAGGTGATAACAGCAGCAGAGTTCCATCCTCACCACTGTAATCTGTTGGTCTATAGCAGCAGTAAGGGAACTCTACGGCTCTGTGACATGAGAGAGGCCGCACTGTGTGACAAACACTCCAaac TGTTTGAGGAGCCGGAAGACCCCAGTAACCGCTCCTTCTTCTCTGAGATCATCTCGTCTGTGTCGGACGTGAAGTTCAGCCACAGCGGGCGCTACCTGCTGACCAGAGACTACCTCACTGCCAAGGTGTGGGACCTCAATATGGAGAACAAGCCCCTGGAGATATACCAG GTGCATGAATACCTCCGCAGCAAGCTTTGCTCCCTGTACGAGAACGACTGCATCTTCGACAAGTTTGAGTGTGTCTGGAACGGCTCAGACAG tgtgatcaTGACTGGGGCCTACAACAATTTCTTCCGGATGTTTGACCGGAACACCAACCGTGACGTGACCCTGGAGGCGTCCAGGGAGAGCAGTAAGCCCCGGGCCGTGCTCAAGCCTCGGCGCGTCTGCCAGGGCGGGAAACGACGCAAGGATGACATCAGCGTGGACAGCCTGGACTTCACCAAGAAGATCCTGCACACGGCCTGGCACCCCACGGAGAACATCATCGCCATCGCTGCCACCAACAACCTGTACATCTTCCAGGACAAACTCAACCAGGAGATgcatggctga
- the LOC109905088 gene encoding serine/threonine-protein phosphatase 2A 55 kDa regulatory subunit B gamma isoform-like isoform X3, with the protein MLNPIQVLCSDITSLSLEPEPFSSYTEADIISTVEFNHTGELLATGDKGGRVVIFQREPESHEPEFDYLKSLEIEEKINKIRWLPQQNAAHFLLSTNDKTVKLWKVSERDKRPEGYNLKDEEGRMKNLSTVTSLQVPVLKPMDLMVEVSPRRVFANAHTYHVNSISVNSDHETYMSADDLRINLWHLGITNRSFNIVDIKPVNMEDLTEVITAAEFHPHHCNLLVYSSSKGTLRLCDMREAALCDKHSKLFEEPEDPSNRSFFSEIISSVSDVKFSHSGRYLLTRDYLTAKVWDLNMENKPLEIYQVHEYLRSKLCSLYENDCIFDKFECVWNGSDSVIMTGAYNNFFRMFDRNTNRDVTLEASRESSKPRAVLKPRRVCQGGKRRKDDISVDSLDFTKKILHTAWHPTENIIAIAATNNLYIFQDKLNQEMHG; encoded by the exons ATGTTGAACCCTATCCAGGTCCTGTGCTCCGACATCACTTCCCTCTCTCTGGAGCCCGAGCCGTTTTCCTCTTACACTGAAG CTGATATCATCTCCACTGTTGAGTTCAACCACACTGGAGAGCTCCTGGCCACAGGGGACAAGGGGGGACGTGTGGTCATCTTCCAGAGGGAACCTgag AGTCATGAGCCGGAGTTTGACTACCTGAAGAGTCTGGAGATAGAGGAGAAGATCAACAAGATACGATGGCTGCCACAGCAGAACGCCGCccacttcctcctctccaccaatG ATAAGACCGTTAAGCTGTGGAAGGTGAGTGAGCGGGACAAGAGGCCTGAAGGCTACAACCTGAAGGATGAGGAGGGCAGGATGAAGAACCTCTCCACTGTCACCTCACTACAG GTGCCGGTGTTGAAGCCCATGGATCTGATGGTGGAGGTGAGTCCTCGGCGTGTCTTTGCCAACGCCCACACCTACCATGTCAACTCCATCTCTGTCAACTCTGACCATGAGACCTACATGTCAGCTGACGACCTGAGGATCAACCTCTGGCACCTGGGCATCACCAACCGCAGCTTCA ACATCGTGGACATCAAGCCAGTGAACATGGAGGATCTGACAGAGGTGATAACAGCAGCAGAGTTCCATCCTCACCACTGTAATCTGTTGGTCTATAGCAGCAGTAAGGGAACTCTACGGCTCTGTGACATGAGAGAGGCCGCACTGTGTGACAAACACTCCAaac TGTTTGAGGAGCCGGAAGACCCCAGTAACCGCTCCTTCTTCTCTGAGATCATCTCGTCTGTGTCGGACGTGAAGTTCAGCCACAGCGGGCGCTACCTGCTGACCAGAGACTACCTCACTGCCAAGGTGTGGGACCTCAATATGGAGAACAAGCCCCTGGAGATATACCAG GTGCATGAATACCTCCGCAGCAAGCTTTGCTCCCTGTACGAGAACGACTGCATCTTCGACAAGTTTGAGTGTGTCTGGAACGGCTCAGACAG tgtgatcaTGACTGGGGCCTACAACAATTTCTTCCGGATGTTTGACCGGAACACCAACCGTGACGTGACCCTGGAGGCGTCCAGGGAGAGCAGTAAGCCCCGGGCCGTGCTCAAGCCTCGGCGCGTCTGCCAGGGCGGGAAACGACGCAAGGATGACATCAGCGTGGACAGCCTGGACTTCACCAAGAAGATCCTGCACACGGCCTGGCACCCCACGGAGAACATCATCGCCATCGCTGCCACCAACAACCTGTACATCTTCCAGGACAAACTCAACCAGGAGATgcatggctga
- the LOC109905088 gene encoding serine/threonine-protein phosphatase 2A 55 kDa regulatory subunit B beta isoform-like isoform X1, producing MLNPIQVLCSDITSLSLEPEPFSSYTEADIISTVEFNHTGELLATGDKGGRVVIFQREPEGKTEPFSQGEYNVYNTFQSHEPEFDYLKSLEIEEKINKIRWLPQQNAAHFLLSTNDKTVKLWKVSERDKRPEGYNLKDEEGRMKNLSTVTSLQVPVLKPMDLMVEVSPRRVFANAHTYHVNSISVNSDHETYMSADDLRINLWHLGITNRSFNIVDIKPVNMEDLTEVITAAEFHPHHCNLLVYSSSKGTLRLCDMREAALCDKHSKLFEEPEDPSNRSFFSEIISSVSDVKFSHSGRYLLTRDYLTAKVWDLNMENKPLEIYQVHEYLRSKLCSLYENDCIFDKFECVWNGSDSVIMTGAYNNFFRMFDRNTNRDVTLEASRESSKPRAVLKPRRVCQGGKRRKDDISVDSLDFTKKILHTAWHPTENIIAIAATNNLYIFQDKLNQEMHG from the exons ATGTTGAACCCTATCCAGGTCCTGTGCTCCGACATCACTTCCCTCTCTCTGGAGCCCGAGCCGTTTTCCTCTTACACTGAAG CTGATATCATCTCCACTGTTGAGTTCAACCACACTGGAGAGCTCCTGGCCACAGGGGACAAGGGGGGACGTGTGGTCATCTTCCAGAGGGAACCTgag ggtaagACAGAGCCATTCTCCCAGGGGGAGTATAATGTCTACAACACCTTCCAGAGTCATGAGCCGGAGTTTGACTACCTGAAGAGTCTGGAGATAGAGGAGAAGATCAACAAGATACGATGGCTGCCACAGCAGAACGCCGCccacttcctcctctccaccaatG ATAAGACCGTTAAGCTGTGGAAGGTGAGTGAGCGGGACAAGAGGCCTGAAGGCTACAACCTGAAGGATGAGGAGGGCAGGATGAAGAACCTCTCCACTGTCACCTCACTACAG GTGCCGGTGTTGAAGCCCATGGATCTGATGGTGGAGGTGAGTCCTCGGCGTGTCTTTGCCAACGCCCACACCTACCATGTCAACTCCATCTCTGTCAACTCTGACCATGAGACCTACATGTCAGCTGACGACCTGAGGATCAACCTCTGGCACCTGGGCATCACCAACCGCAGCTTCA ACATCGTGGACATCAAGCCAGTGAACATGGAGGATCTGACAGAGGTGATAACAGCAGCAGAGTTCCATCCTCACCACTGTAATCTGTTGGTCTATAGCAGCAGTAAGGGAACTCTACGGCTCTGTGACATGAGAGAGGCCGCACTGTGTGACAAACACTCCAaac TGTTTGAGGAGCCGGAAGACCCCAGTAACCGCTCCTTCTTCTCTGAGATCATCTCGTCTGTGTCGGACGTGAAGTTCAGCCACAGCGGGCGCTACCTGCTGACCAGAGACTACCTCACTGCCAAGGTGTGGGACCTCAATATGGAGAACAAGCCCCTGGAGATATACCAG GTGCATGAATACCTCCGCAGCAAGCTTTGCTCCCTGTACGAGAACGACTGCATCTTCGACAAGTTTGAGTGTGTCTGGAACGGCTCAGACAG tgtgatcaTGACTGGGGCCTACAACAATTTCTTCCGGATGTTTGACCGGAACACCAACCGTGACGTGACCCTGGAGGCGTCCAGGGAGAGCAGTAAGCCCCGGGCCGTGCTCAAGCCTCGGCGCGTCTGCCAGGGCGGGAAACGACGCAAGGATGACATCAGCGTGGACAGCCTGGACTTCACCAAGAAGATCCTGCACACGGCCTGGCACCCCACGGAGAACATCATCGCCATCGCTGCCACCAACAACCTGTACATCTTCCAGGACAAACTCAACCAGGAGATgcatggctga